The proteins below come from a single Agrococcus beijingensis genomic window:
- a CDS encoding HpcH/HpaI aldolase family protein, whose product MLDAGPVVGTFLKIPRFEVVDLLALAGFDFVVCDYELGQMSLLDATDIVRAGVGRGLPVVVRVPELNRGDINRLLEAGAAGIQLARGSGDAAAGLRTLVSYPPLGSRSVSLAQPAASYGIGVTLAEHFARSNRETLAVGQFETADYASGIDDAMAALDVAFIGPVDLSVDLGTPGDLASAPMQEATAAIEAAAGRAGVPMGIFAGTADAVVAARAKGYGYIVAGSDLTMLMAGARVALG is encoded by the coding sequence ATGCTCGACGCCGGCCCGGTCGTCGGCACGTTCCTGAAGATCCCGCGCTTCGAGGTCGTCGACCTGCTCGCGCTCGCCGGCTTCGACTTCGTCGTCTGCGACTACGAGCTCGGGCAGATGTCGCTGCTCGACGCCACCGACATCGTGCGCGCCGGCGTCGGCCGCGGCCTGCCGGTGGTGGTGCGGGTGCCGGAGCTGAACCGCGGCGACATCAACCGGCTGCTCGAGGCGGGAGCCGCGGGCATCCAGCTCGCACGGGGGTCGGGGGATGCGGCTGCGGGGCTCCGCACGCTCGTCTCCTACCCGCCGCTCGGCTCCCGCTCGGTGTCGCTCGCGCAGCCGGCCGCCTCGTACGGCATCGGCGTGACGCTCGCCGAGCACTTCGCGCGCTCGAACCGCGAGACGCTCGCGGTCGGCCAGTTCGAGACGGCCGACTACGCGTCGGGGATCGACGACGCGATGGCCGCGCTCGACGTCGCCTTCATCGGCCCGGTCGACCTGTCGGTCGACTTGGGCACCCCGGGCGACCTCGCCTCGGCGCCGATGCAGGAGGCGACTGCCGCCATCGAGGCGGCGGCGGGTCGCGCCGGTGTGCCGATGGGCATCTTCGCGGGCACTGCGGATGCGGTGGTCGCGGCCCGCGCGAAGGGCTACGGCTACATC